The genomic region ATGTATTTCGTTGACCGTTCCATTGCAGTGATTCGCCCCAAACAACCGTTTCTCGATTGGCTGAATCAAATTCCCGGCAACGATATCAATCTGACGCTGGACGAAATCCGAAGCGATTGCACCACGTTGATGATTCCAGAGGTCAACGAGCAGGAAGACGGCATTGCCTATATCGACGATATAGCTGACCGAATTTTCGAGCTGGAATTAGCCTCTTGGTATCAGGATGACAAGCTGTGGCCCAAACATCGTAATCTGAAACTGTTTTGGGAATGGTTTGACGTTGAGATTCTGACCGTGGTGATGGATACCATTGATCAGGATATCCGCAATTCCCCGGCAGACCACGGCCTGCATTAATCTTTGTCCGAAGGGTGCGAGGCATGCCCGCTGATCATGTGTTCAGGCTGAGATCTTCAAGGCTGGCGTTTATCGGTCTGGCTTGTCTTGTTTGCCTTGCCGCCCTTGCACCTTGGTTGAGTCAGGTGCCGGGGTGGGTTGCGCTGCTGATATCCACTGGCTCGATTACCTTAGGTCTAAGGGTTTTACGGCGAATGAGCATGCCACCCACATGGGTTTGGCAACATGATGAATTGTGGCAGCAAACTCAGGATGGCAAGCTTGAATGGCTCGGTGTGTTACCCGGCAGTGGCGTCTGGGGATTACTCTTGCGCCTTCATGTAAGCAATGCGCAGGGTCGGAGCGGCGTGATGATTATCTGGCCAGATCAATTGTCTGACGCAGAATTACATAGCCTGCGGGTACGCATCCTGACCAAGTCAGTCAACGCCCGCCTTTCATAGAGGGGAGGCATATGATTGCCCCCTCACTGTCACTTGCTGCCGCAGTTAGTGTCTGGTTCGAGCAGGTAATAGGGTAGGCAATGCCTGCTCCTGCTTTTCGGGGTAATCCAGACTGCAATGCAGGCCACGACTTTCCTTGCGCAGCTGGGCTGATCTCACAATCAGATCTGCTGTATCGACCAGATTGCGTAATTCAATCAGATCCCGACTAATCCGGAATTGTGAATAGAATTCGTCAATTTCTCGGCGGAGCAGGGCGATACGGTTGGCGGCACGTTCGAGGCGTTTATCTGTACGTACGATGCCTACGTAATCCCACATAAAGCGACGCAACTCGTCCCAGTTGTGGGAGATCACCACTTCTTCGTCAGCATCCGTGACGCGACTCTCATCCCAATCTGGCGCGTGTGTAGGCAGGGGGCGATTGGCCTGACGAATTGCCGCTGAGGCCGACTTGCCAATCACGACGCATTCAAGCAAGGAGTTGCTGGCCAAACGATTTGCGCCATGCAGACCTGTGCATGCACACTCGCCAACAGCGTATAGTCCGGGCAAGTCCGTGCTGCCATCCAGTCCGGTCACAATCCCGCCACACGTGTAATGTGCGGCCGGCACCACGGGAATCGGATCGCGCGTGATGTCGATGCCCAGTTCTAGGCAACGGCTGTAAATCGTTGGGAAATGTTCGCGGATAAAGTCGGCTGGCTGATGGCTGATATCCAGATAGACACAATCCAGTCCATGTCTTTTCATTTCGAAATCGATGGCTCGTGCAACGATATCGCGGGGAGCCAGCTCTGCCCGCTCATCGTGCTGAAGCATAAAGCGCGTGCCATCCGGTAATTTCAGCAGCCCGCCTTCGCCACGTACAGCCTCGGAAATCAGAAAGGATTTGGCGTCGGGGTGATACAGGCAGGTGGGATGAAATTGAATAAATTCGAGATTGGATACACGGCATCCCGCGCGCCAGCCCATGGCAATGCCGTCGCCGGTCGATGTATCGGGATTACTGGTAAACACATAGACTTTACCGGCTCCTCCCGTCGCCAGAACGGTATCGGCGGCCAGTATTGTATGTGTTTCACCGCTTGCCTGATCTAACACCCAGGCACCAGCGCAACGGCGCTGATCTTCACCTAAATGGTGGTGGGTGATCAGATCAACTGCCAGGTGATTTTCCAGAATGGTGATATTGGGATGCTGGCGAACCTGCTCGGCAAGCGTGGCAATCACGGCTGCACCAGTCGCATCGGCAGCGTGAATGATGCGGCGTTGCGAATGTCCGCCTTCGCGGGTCAGGTGAAATCCTGTTTCATGCCCTGGGTCGGTGGTAAACGGTACGCCCAGATCAATCAGCCACTGAATGGCGTCGCGTGAGTGCTCGACAATAAAACGAGTTGCAGACTCATCACACAGCCCGGCGCCCGCAATCAAGGTGTCCGACACATGCTGGTCAACAGAATCCACCTGATCCAACACAGCTGCAATGCCGCCTTGAGCCCATACGCTGGCACCCTCGCACAGACTTCGTTTGCTCACCAGGGCTACCTTGCGTGATGCGGCGAGTTCCAGTGCCATGGTCATGCCGGCCAGGCCGCTGCCGATGATGAGCGTGTCGAAAGTCTTCATGTCTTGCCTGTGAATATGATGCATTGAACGATTTAGCGATCCGGAATTCTAACAAAAAGGACTGCATGAGGTTGCTGGAGAATGTACGGGAACTTTCCGGGAATCTGTCGGTCAAGAAGCAGACACTCGCACAGATGATGCTGGTAAAAGGATATTGTGTATGGATACGATGGTACTTGTGCCCGGTGGCAGACTCAGCAGGATTGAAGGCCTGTCGGATGGACAGCGGGCTTCGGGGCGTGTGCTGGGTGAACGGCAGGTTGCCGCGCCAGACTGTCCGGTCGATACAAGCAAGCGTGCCGGCAAGGAGAATGAAAACAGGATGTCGACCGAGCGCGATATGGATCACGAACTGGTGCTGCGAGCCCAGTCAGGCGACAAGCGTGCATTTGAGCTGCTGGTGGGTAAATACCACAGGAAGATCGCGCGGCTCCTGTCCCGTATGATTCGTGATCAAAATGAAATCGAGGACGTGACGCAGGAGGCATTCATTAAAGCCTATCGTGCCCTGCCTTCATTCCGGGGCGAGAGTGCCTTCTATACCTGGCTATACAGAATCGCCATCAATACGGCGAAAAACTACCTGAGTACGCTGGGACGCCGCCCTTCATTGGCAACCGAGTATGAGGATGAAGACGGTGAATCGTTAGATATGACCGAGCAGGTTCCTGATTATCATACGCCCGAAACCGAAATGATGAACCAGCAGATTGTGGGGGCGGTGAATGCGGCTGTTGAGGCCCTGCCGGATGATTTGCGCACGGCTATCACCTTGCGGGAAATGGACGGATTGTCGTATGAAGAAATTTCGGCCGTGATGGACTGCCCTATTGGAACCGTGCGTTCAAGAATCTTCCGTGCGCGCGAGGCGATTGCCACCCGTTTGCGTCCGCTGATTGACTCGGTTGGCAAGGATCGTCGCTGGTAGGAGTGCATGATGAACAAACATGAAAAGTTATCTGCCTTTCTGGACGACGAACTGGATGACGCGCAGCTGGATGCATTGCTGGCGGAGCTCGATCGTGATGAGACACTGAATTCTGAGTTGCATGATTTTCAGTTGATTCACGATGCGATGAATCAGCGTCCCCTGCTTTCTCCAGATTTTATGTCGCGATTTTCGGAGCGTCTGGCCGACGAACCCGTTGTGATTGCGCCAGCGCGTCTGCGTGAGGCGAGGCGACCCGCCAAAAGACAGCTGATTGCAGCGTCCATGGCAGCGTCCTTTGTCTTGGTGGGTGCGGTTGCATGGTGGTCGATGGGGAGTGGGCGCATGTCCGCCGAGGTACCGCCTGCAGCGGAAGTTGCCCGTGCGGCTTCTGTTCAAGATGATCCTGCGATGGGCTATATGGCTGCGCATCGTGTTGTTGCGGGGTTACCGATGCCGGTTGGGCAGGCTGTCATTTTGTCATCCGAAGAGTCCGAACGTCTCAAGCCTGTACCGGTTGCAAAACCTGTCAGTCAGTAAGTCTCACACCCTAGGTCAATTCGCGAGGTTGCATACAGCATGATGTTTTTGAGCAGGGTAATGCATGTCTTGTCCGGGTCGCGTCGCGGTGGTTCGCGGTGGGGGCGGGCAGGGATGGGTGCGCTGGCCCTTGCAATGATGGCATCGGTTCTGGCCGCTGATTTGCTGACCGCCAGTGAAGCTGCAGATGTGCTCAAACGAGCGAGTGCTGCGGCACGTAACAAAACTTACACAGGCATCTACAATTTTATCGGCCCGGGAACAGCCATGTCCTTCAGGCTTTATCACCTGGGCGATGCGCTGGCCGAGCAAGAGCGGCGGGAAGCACTGGATGGTGTACCGGTAGAATATGTACGTACAGGCGATACGGTATTGCTATATGCAGAAGGTCGCCGGCCTATGCATATCGATAAGCAAACCAGTAGCCGATTCTTTCCCGCTATTGCTCCGGATCAGATCGCCGATGTGCTGGAAAACTATGTGCTTAGGCGTATCGCGGTTGAGCGTGTGGCAGGGATGGAATGCATGTCCTTCTCGCTTGAGCCTAAGGATAAGCTCCGTAATCCGCATCGAATGTGTGTCGACCAACATTCCGGGCTGGTGCTGAAATTTGTGCGCTTTGCGCCGGGTTGGAGCGAAATCATTGATCAGCAAGCCTTTTTGCAGATTGACCTGAGTGGCGGCTTCGACCGTCGGTTGCTCGCCTCCGTTCTGGCGTCCAAATCACCGGAAAGGCAGGTTGCTGCAGCCGTGCCCGCCCCTCCCGCTCAAACGGCAGGTGAGGGACCGGTAATGGGTGAGCTGCCAAAAGGATTCAGGCTGATGCAATCAAGCGTCACCATGATTCAAGAGGGAAACCGTGTCCGGAAGGCTCGCCAATATACCTTCTCGGATGGGATGGCGCTGGTATCCGTGTTCGTCGAACGGGATAGCGGCACCCCCGTGAGTCAGCCTGCCGTAAAGGGTACGTCGTTTTATACCCGTCAATTAAATGGCTGGCGCGTCGTGGCAGTTGGTGAAGTGCCACCGCAAACCGTGCAGTTGTTTGCTGAAGCCTTTGCGCTGAAGTAACGACTCTCTTGAATTCCCCTTTTCAGCCGCCATGTTGTGGCTAAATCCAGTACCCGGTTGAACCGGGGTGTTAGCGTGAGTATGTTGAAAGGAAAATGCGAATGATGCAGAAAGTACTGTCTGCCAGCCTGTTTGCGATCGGGCTGGCTGCCTGTTCCGGGGCGGCTAACCATGCTTCTGCCGAGACACGCTCAGCGGTTGCGGCACCCGCCACAGTTCAGGAGCGTGCGCCATTGGTCACCGGACTGCCTGACTTTACGGCACTGGTTGATCGTGAAGGTGGTGCAGTCGTCAATATCAGTGCGTCACAAGTACGCCGTGTGCAGCAAGCACAAATGAATGGGGACGAGGATCCGTTCGATATCTTCCGGCGATTCGGCTTCCCTGTGCCACCCAACCAGCGTATGCCGGGCCGGCCCAGCGAAGAGCGTGCCCAATCACTGGGATCCGGATTCATTATTGATAAGGCGGGGTACGTGGTGACCAACGCCCACGTCATCGCCAATGCGGATGAGATCACGGTCAAGCTCGAGGATAAGCGCGAATTCAAAGCCAAGGTGATTGGCTCTGATGCACGAACCGATGTTGCCCTGCTCAAAATTGAAGGTAAGGAACTGCCGACTGTTGACGTAGGATCGAGCGAGCGTCTGCGCGTTGGCGAGTGGGTGGTTGCGATCGGGTCGCCGCTTGGTCTTGAAAATACCGTGACCGCAGGGATTGTGAGTGCCAAGGGGCGCAATCTGCCTGAAGAACAGATCATTCCATTCATCCAGACAGATGCGGCTGTAAATCCGGGCAACTCGGGTGGACCGCTATTCAATGTGCGCGGCGAGGTGGTTGGGATCAACTCCCAGATCGTTAGCGGCACCGGTGGGTATATGGGCTTGAGCTTTGCAATCCCGATTGATTACGCCATGCGTGTGGTCGATCAGCTCAAGGCGCATGGCAAGGTGACGTATGGCCGGATTGGCGTCGTGATTGGTCGCATCGACGAGGGCCTTGCGAGTGCCTTTGGTCGGTCCGACAACAAGGGCGCGCTGGTTCAGGATGTCACGGCAGATGGTCCTGCTGCGAAGGCTGGCCTGAAGAACGGTGACATTATTCTGGCATTTAATGGCAAGTCGGTAGACGAGGCGAGCGATTTGTCCCGTATTGTCGGGCTGACTTCGCCCGGCACGGTTGCCAATGTCGATATCTGGCGTGACAAAGCTCAGAAAACCGTCAAGGTGACGGTTGCTGAAAACGAAGATGAAATCCAGGGGCGCAGCAAAACGCGCGAATACCGCAATAAGCAGAAAGCCGAGCCACTGAATAAGTCGGGATTGACAGTACGTGAGCTGGATCCACAATTGCTGAAGCAACTGAAGATCAAGTTTGGTCTCGAAATCACAAATGTGGTTGGCGCCGCGGCGCGCTCCGGATTTGCGGTGGGCGATGTAGTGGTCGGAATCGGTCAGGAAGAGCTGAAGTCACTGGCACAGCTCAATGAAATGCTGACCAAGGCCCGGCCGGGGCAGGCAATCCCGTTGCGTGTCATTCGCGGTGGTCAGGTTGCACTCTACATTGCGCTACGCATGCCGGAAAAGCAAAACGACCGGGATAACGACGAGTGATCGCCTTAACCTTGTATGGTCGGGAGTACTGCAGTCTGTGCCAGGATATGCTGGCGCAACTGCAGTCCCTGCTGAAGGGGCGGGATATCCAGCTAAACTGGGTGGATATAGATGATGATGACGCCCTGGAAGATCAGTACGGTACGATGATTCCCGTTTTGCTGGGGGATGATGGCGAGATGCTGTGCTTTTATCATCTCAATGTCAGCAAGCTGGAAAAATGGATTGCCGGACGTCAGGCTTAACGGATGAATGAATTTCCGCTAAAATCGGGAAATCCGATGGGTGTGCATTGGCTGCTCACCCATTTTTTTTGTAAAGATTCAGGACAATGGCGCAACGCTGTGGGATGTTTTCGCCCGGCTTTGCGCTTTTTGTGCTCAGGGCTGTGACCGCTTCATGAAACATATTCGTAATTTCTCGATCATTGCGCACATCGACCATGGTAAATCCACTCTGGCCGACCGTTTCATCCAGTTTTGCGGCGGTCTCGAGCTGCGTGAAATGAGTGAGCAGGTGCTGGACTCGATGGACATCGAGAAAGAGCGCGGCATCACCATTAAGGCGCAGACGGCAGCCCTGCAGTACAAGGCACGTGACGGGCAGGTGTACAACCTCAACCTGATTGATACACCCGGTCACGTCGACTTTAGCTATGAAGTCAGCCGCTCGCTGGCCGCCTGCGAGGGTGCACTGCTGGTGGTGGATGCATCGCAGGGTGTGGAAGCTCAAACAGTCGCCAACTGTTACACCGCCATCGAGCAAGGTGTAGAAGTGGTGGCTGTGCTCAACAAGATTGATCTGCCTGCTGCCGAGCCTGAACGTGTCATCGAAGAAATCGAAGACATCGTTGGTATCGAGGCGACAGATGCTGTGCGCGCCAGTGCCAAAAATGGTATCGGCATCGAAGATATCCTCGAGGCAGTCGTCGCTAAGGTGCCGGCTCCGACAGGCAATCAGGATGGCCCGCTCAAGGCACTGATCATCGACTCGTGGTTTGATAACTACGTGGGCGTGGTGATGCTGGTTCGCGTAGTGGATGGCGCGATTCGTCCAAAGGATAAATTGCTGTTCATGTCGACCAAGGCTCAGCATTTGTGCGAGCAGGTTGGCGTATTCACGCCTAAGTCTGTACAGCGCGATGTGCTGTCATCAGGCGAAGTAGGCTTTGTCATCGCCGGTATCAAGGAATTGGCCAGCGCCAAGGTGGGCGACACAATTACCCTGGTAAAACCTGCCGCAACCGAAGCGCTGCCGGGTTTCAAGGAAGTAAAGTCGCAGGTGTTTGCAGGTTTGTATCCCGTCGAATCTCATGATTACGATTCGCTGCGCGATAGCCTGGAAAAGCTGAAACTGAATGATGCATCCCTGCATTTCGAGCCGGAAGTGTCGCAGGCACTCGGTTTTGGTTTCCGCTGCGGTTTCCTTGGCCTGTTGCATCTGGAAATCGTGCA from Burkholderiaceae bacterium DAT-1 harbors:
- the nadB gene encoding L-aspartate oxidase gives rise to the protein MKTFDTLIIGSGLAGMTMALELAASRKVALVSKRSLCEGASVWAQGGIAAVLDQVDSVDQHVSDTLIAGAGLCDESATRFIVEHSRDAIQWLIDLGVPFTTDPGHETGFHLTREGGHSQRRIIHAADATGAAVIATLAEQVRQHPNITILENHLAVDLITHHHLGEDQRRCAGAWVLDQASGETHTILAADTVLATGGAGKVYVFTSNPDTSTGDGIAMGWRAGCRVSNLEFIQFHPTCLYHPDAKSFLISEAVRGEGGLLKLPDGTRFMLQHDERAELAPRDIVARAIDFEMKRHGLDCVYLDISHQPADFIREHFPTIYSRCLELGIDITRDPIPVVPAAHYTCGGIVTGLDGSTDLPGLYAVGECACTGLHGANRLASNSLLECVVIGKSASAAIRQANRPLPTHAPDWDESRVTDADEEVVISHNWDELRRFMWDYVGIVRTDKRLERAANRIALLRREIDEFYSQFRISRDLIELRNLVDTADLIVRSAQLRKESRGLHCSLDYPEKQEQALPTLLPARTRH
- the rpoE gene encoding RNA polymerase sigma factor RpoE; translation: MSTERDMDHELVLRAQSGDKRAFELLVGKYHRKIARLLSRMIRDQNEIEDVTQEAFIKAYRALPSFRGESAFYTWLYRIAINTAKNYLSTLGRRPSLATEYEDEDGESLDMTEQVPDYHTPETEMMNQQIVGAVNAAVEALPDDLRTAITLREMDGLSYEEISAVMDCPIGTVRSRIFRAREAIATRLRPLIDSVGKDRRW
- a CDS encoding sigma-E factor negative regulatory protein produces the protein MNKHEKLSAFLDDELDDAQLDALLAELDRDETLNSELHDFQLIHDAMNQRPLLSPDFMSRFSERLADEPVVIAPARLREARRPAKRQLIAASMAASFVLVGAVAWWSMGSGRMSAEVPPAAEVARAASVQDDPAMGYMAAHRVVAGLPMPVGQAVILSSEESERLKPVPVAKPVSQ
- a CDS encoding MucB/RseB C-terminal domain-containing protein encodes the protein MHVLSGSRRGGSRWGRAGMGALALAMMASVLAADLLTASEAADVLKRASAAARNKTYTGIYNFIGPGTAMSFRLYHLGDALAEQERREALDGVPVEYVRTGDTVLLYAEGRRPMHIDKQTSSRFFPAIAPDQIADVLENYVLRRIAVERVAGMECMSFSLEPKDKLRNPHRMCVDQHSGLVLKFVRFAPGWSEIIDQQAFLQIDLSGGFDRRLLASVLASKSPERQVAAAVPAPPAQTAGEGPVMGELPKGFRLMQSSVTMIQEGNRVRKARQYTFSDGMALVSVFVERDSGTPVSQPAVKGTSFYTRQLNGWRVVAVGEVPPQTVQLFAEAFALK
- a CDS encoding DegQ family serine endoprotease — translated: MMQKVLSASLFAIGLAACSGAANHASAETRSAVAAPATVQERAPLVTGLPDFTALVDREGGAVVNISASQVRRVQQAQMNGDEDPFDIFRRFGFPVPPNQRMPGRPSEERAQSLGSGFIIDKAGYVVTNAHVIANADEITVKLEDKREFKAKVIGSDARTDVALLKIEGKELPTVDVGSSERLRVGEWVVAIGSPLGLENTVTAGIVSAKGRNLPEEQIIPFIQTDAAVNPGNSGGPLFNVRGEVVGINSQIVSGTGGYMGLSFAIPIDYAMRVVDQLKAHGKVTYGRIGVVIGRIDEGLASAFGRSDNKGALVQDVTADGPAAKAGLKNGDIILAFNGKSVDEASDLSRIVGLTSPGTVANVDIWRDKAQKTVKVTVAENEDEIQGRSKTREYRNKQKAEPLNKSGLTVRELDPQLLKQLKIKFGLEITNVVGAAARSGFAVGDVVVGIGQEELKSLAQLNEMLTKARPGQAIPLRVIRGGQVALYIALRMPEKQNDRDNDE
- a CDS encoding glutaredoxin family protein gives rise to the protein MLAQLQSLLKGRDIQLNWVDIDDDDALEDQYGTMIPVLLGDDGEMLCFYHLNVSKLEKWIAGRQA
- the lepA gene encoding translation elongation factor 4 — its product is MKHIRNFSIIAHIDHGKSTLADRFIQFCGGLELREMSEQVLDSMDIEKERGITIKAQTAALQYKARDGQVYNLNLIDTPGHVDFSYEVSRSLAACEGALLVVDASQGVEAQTVANCYTAIEQGVEVVAVLNKIDLPAAEPERVIEEIEDIVGIEATDAVRASAKNGIGIEDILEAVVAKVPAPTGNQDGPLKALIIDSWFDNYVGVVMLVRVVDGAIRPKDKLLFMSTKAQHLCEQVGVFTPKSVQRDVLSSGEVGFVIAGIKELASAKVGDTITLVKPAATEALPGFKEVKSQVFAGLYPVESHDYDSLRDSLEKLKLNDASLHFEPEVSQALGFGFRCGFLGLLHLEIVQERLEREFDMDLITTAPTVVYQVLMKDGELIEIENPSRLPEISKIEEIREPIITATILVPQDYVGAVMTLCNQKRGAQRNMQYMGRQVMLTYDLPMAEVVMDFFDKLKSVSRGYASLDYDFKEFRADDLVKLDVLVNSERVDALSLIVHRATSVYRGRELVSKMRELIPRQMFDIAIQAAIGAHIIARETVKAMRKDVLAKCYGGDITRKKKLLEKQKAGKKRMKQVGNVEIPQEAFLAILQVSDK